From one Triticum aestivum cultivar Chinese Spring chromosome 4B, IWGSC CS RefSeq v2.1, whole genome shotgun sequence genomic stretch:
- the LOC123091606 gene encoding ankyrin-1 isoform X2 translates to MAPQPPLFPPAAFDRGGGGLPSWDPSRTSNPSFDQGFLKAAFDGELHLVKKAARVVGRGAEGSRLAEKMGAVRDGYGMGLLHTAALGGSLPVCRYLVEDIRLDVDDVGPMGETPLTVAIGCQNVDLVRYFLDQGAATMKLNDSGSTPLHLAAAAGSCEIVELLLCSGAYVDALHLGGTALHSAARDGRDDIVKVLLDHHADHKITLGGTGYTALAIASVVHSLKCVKLLLEAGADVDGNCKETPLIIAAISGSTEILKCLVLAGADANVPDSLGRAPIEIAARSGRREDVEILFPVTSRIPNVCDWSVDGIIRHVKSVRPAKKAMLTSAKSKAHEAFKNGNYYLAARIYKEVYYYEFANSQLPEIFVNLSHLKLLLGWPELHLLY, encoded by the exons ATGGCACCGCAGCCGCCTCTCTTCCCTCCCGCTGCCTtcgaccgcggcggcggcggcctcccttCATGGGACCCTAGCCGCACCTCCAACCCTTCCTTCGACCAGGGCTTCCTGAAGGCGGCCTTCGACGGCGAGCTCCACCTCGTCAAGA AGGCGGCGAGGGTGGTGGGAAGGGGGGCGGAAGGCAGTCGCCTCGCTGAGAAGATGGGCGCGGTCAGGGACGGCTACGGCATGGGCTTGTTGCACACCGCGGCCCTAGGCGGGAGCCTGCCCGTGTGCCGCTACCTGGTCGAGGACATCCGGCTGGATGTCGATGACGTAGGCCCGATGG GCGAAACGCCTTTGACTGTTGCGATTGGCTGTCAGAATGTGGATTTGGTGCGCTACTTTCTTGATCAAGGTGCTGCTACAATGAAGCTCAACGACAGTGGGAGTACTCCCCTCCACCTTGCTGCTGCAGCAG GAAGCTGTGAAATAGTTGAGCTCTTACTCTGCAGTGGAGCTTATGTTGATGCACTACATCTTGGTGGGACGGCACTGCATTCTGCTGCCCGTGATGGGCGGGATGATATTGTGAAAGTTTTGCTAGACCACCATGCAGAC CATAAGATAACTTTGGGTGGTACTGGTTATACAGCTCTTGCTATTGCTAGTGTTGTGCACTCACTGAAATGTGTGAAGCTCCTGCTTGAG GCTGGTGCTGATGTGGATGGTAATTGTAAAGAGACACCATTAATCATTGCTGCCATTAGTGGCTCAACTGAAATCCTGAAGTGCTTAGTTCTGGCTGGTGCGGATGCTAATGTTCCTGACAGT TTAGGACGAGCTCCTATTGAAATTGCTGCCCGCTCTGGTAGGCGTGAAGATGTTGAGATTCTATTTCCGGTCACTTCTCGTATTCCAAATGTATGTGACTGGAGTGTAGATGGGATCATTAGGCATGTAAAATCAGTGCGTCCAGCGAAG AAAGCCATGCTTACTAGTGCAAAATCTAAAGCGCATGAGGCGTTCAAGAACGGGAACTATTATCTTGCAGCAAGAATATACAAAGAGGTATATTATTACGAATTTGCTAATTCTCAGTTGCCTGAAATTTTCGTAAATCTGAGCCACCTAAAATTGCTCCTTGGTTGGCCTGAACTGCACCTTTTATACTAG
- the LOC123091606 gene encoding ankyrin-3 isoform X1 — protein sequence MAPQPPLFPPAAFDRGGGGLPSWDPSRTSNPSFDQGFLKAAFDGELHLVKKAARVVGRGAEGSRLAEKMGAVRDGYGMGLLHTAALGGSLPVCRYLVEDIRLDVDDVGPMGETPLTVAIGCQNVDLVRYFLDQGAATMKLNDSGSTPLHLAAAAGSCEIVELLLCSGAYVDALHLGGTALHSAARDGRDDIVKVLLDHHADHKITLGGTGYTALAIASVVHSLKCVKLLLEAGADVDGNCKETPLIIAAISGSTEILKCLVLAGADANVPDSVYFVCILGVSIYPNRIKIHETSKLGRAPIEIAARSGRREDVEILFPVTSRIPNVCDWSVDGIIRHVKSVRPAKKAMLTSAKSKAHEAFKNGNYYLAARIYKEVYYYEFANSQLPEIFVNLSHLKLLLGWPELHLLY from the exons ATGGCACCGCAGCCGCCTCTCTTCCCTCCCGCTGCCTtcgaccgcggcggcggcggcctcccttCATGGGACCCTAGCCGCACCTCCAACCCTTCCTTCGACCAGGGCTTCCTGAAGGCGGCCTTCGACGGCGAGCTCCACCTCGTCAAGA AGGCGGCGAGGGTGGTGGGAAGGGGGGCGGAAGGCAGTCGCCTCGCTGAGAAGATGGGCGCGGTCAGGGACGGCTACGGCATGGGCTTGTTGCACACCGCGGCCCTAGGCGGGAGCCTGCCCGTGTGCCGCTACCTGGTCGAGGACATCCGGCTGGATGTCGATGACGTAGGCCCGATGG GCGAAACGCCTTTGACTGTTGCGATTGGCTGTCAGAATGTGGATTTGGTGCGCTACTTTCTTGATCAAGGTGCTGCTACAATGAAGCTCAACGACAGTGGGAGTACTCCCCTCCACCTTGCTGCTGCAGCAG GAAGCTGTGAAATAGTTGAGCTCTTACTCTGCAGTGGAGCTTATGTTGATGCACTACATCTTGGTGGGACGGCACTGCATTCTGCTGCCCGTGATGGGCGGGATGATATTGTGAAAGTTTTGCTAGACCACCATGCAGAC CATAAGATAACTTTGGGTGGTACTGGTTATACAGCTCTTGCTATTGCTAGTGTTGTGCACTCACTGAAATGTGTGAAGCTCCTGCTTGAG GCTGGTGCTGATGTGGATGGTAATTGTAAAGAGACACCATTAATCATTGCTGCCATTAGTGGCTCAACTGAAATCCTGAAGTGCTTAGTTCTGGCTGGTGCGGATGCTAATGTTCCTGACAGT GTCTATTTTGTGTGTATTTTGGGTGTCTCGATTTATCCTAATAGGATTAAAATACATGAAACATCAAAG TTAGGACGAGCTCCTATTGAAATTGCTGCCCGCTCTGGTAGGCGTGAAGATGTTGAGATTCTATTTCCGGTCACTTCTCGTATTCCAAATGTATGTGACTGGAGTGTAGATGGGATCATTAGGCATGTAAAATCAGTGCGTCCAGCGAAG AAAGCCATGCTTACTAGTGCAAAATCTAAAGCGCATGAGGCGTTCAAGAACGGGAACTATTATCTTGCAGCAAGAATATACAAAGAGGTATATTATTACGAATTTGCTAATTCTCAGTTGCCTGAAATTTTCGTAAATCTGAGCCACCTAAAATTGCTCCTTGGTTGGCCTGAACTGCACCTTTTATACTAG